The sequence ATAAGTCACAGCAAGCATAAAAGCATGATCTTGATCAACAAGTCTTATCACGACTAATCAGCTTAACCAGCCATCTTCAGGAAATCATTGACTCCAACCCTTGCCAAAATGTCAAAAACTATTGTGTTTTCATGCTTCTGTTCTTTTAATATTTCATGCCACTTTTAGAACCTTCAATAGAACTCTCTTGATCCATAATTTATCTCTCAATTTTTACAAGTCCACTCCTGATTTTACTTGCACTAACATTTTCTCTGTGTTGTGGTGTTCACATGCAATCTGAACAAATTCTTGTTCGTCTCATAGAGATGGACATGGTTTCTACTTTTTAAAGTACAAGGTTACTATAGGCTAATACCTTATTTCAGTGGATTATGTAACAGAACCATGACATAGATTTATCTCTTGAGAAGTGAAGTTTGAAGAATCATGGTTCCAAGTTATCTAAAAATCCTAGAATAAATGTAGCAATGAAGTTGCTCAAGAAATGACAGGAAACAGAAAAGGCAGGTTAGCATATAGTCCATCACTAACTCACAAAGGGATATAACAGTTTCAGATAAGCCATCGAGTCTGATACACATTGTGTTAGCAGTGCCACAagtcaaaaataaaaaacattatGGCCAAGATGAAATACAACAAGTACTTTATAAGTTCACTGAGCTTTCTTGTTAGATAGAGTCATTTAGGAAAACAGGGAGAGAATCCACAGATCTGGTACCTCATGCTCAATGCTCCTGGAATATGAAGTGGAGTTCTAATGATACCGATATCTGATTCTTGACACATGCTCAAGAATATACTACATGAACACTGAACTACTTGAGCAGTAAAACGACAGAATTTACAAGTGCAGCAGTCCACTAAGTCAAGAGTTCTATCACTAGATAATGTGGTTTCTTGTTGATCTAGTTGCCATAGTTATATTTTCCAATCGATTTAGAAACGTTATCAAACTAGTTAACAAGTTAATTACCCAAGAGGAGCTTGTAGCAGTGAAAGAGTGCCAAAGACATTTAAAAGAATACATCGGATCAAACAGCTAAACCAACTGACATAAGAAAATTTTGGAAGTCCTATCAAAAGAGGATAACATGGGCATTGCATAACGAGCAAAATAGTGGACTCCCACATCAATGCCCAACATATCCGTAGCTGTGGATTGGTGACTGCTCAAGGAAGGAGGAAGCAAATGTAAATGGCAATAGAACAAAGGGATATGAACCTATACCTGGGAAGCACTTTCAGATAGAAAAAAGATGGTTCCTTCTGATGGGTGAGATCTGCTGTGGTTGATGACAtaacagatataagatatcctctGCAGAATTTAGTTGCAAAAAACCATCAAACAATCACTGAGTTTAGACATAGTCAAACTTGAAAGCAATTGATGAGATATGAAAATAAATCATAAACCTTTTTTTTAAGTAGAAAATAAAGCATAAACTTAACCTTCCATTTTAAAGAGTGATCAATATTCAGCAGGTGGATCGTCTTTCAGGTTTTATCAGCCTAAGTTTGCAATACCATGGCTTCATGGAGAATCTGCTCAACAAGATttacaaatatataaaaaaaacaaaaatctaatGATAAACTAAAGAGATTTGATGGTTTAAGAAGTGTAAAAATAGAGCACCTGACTAGCAGATCCTTACAACGAGCATAATCTGGATACAGGATAACCACAAGAAAAAGTAAAAAGGAAACAAATAGCAGTTATATGCATACAATATAATAGGTGCATCTGACCTGAAGCCAGAATTTTCAGTACTCAGATACATCTTAGGTCAttgataccaaaaaaaaaaatctagaccTTGCAGATTGGTACTGTTATCAAGACACCAGCTATAAGTACTATTTCGATATCCTGAAGTTTTAGCCAAATAGGAAAAAGAACCACTAAATTCTAGTTAAGGAACAGGTGAAAGTGGCTAATTAAGAAAAGAACTTGCAGATGATGAACTACTACTACAGCTGGATTGAACTTGTGCTTGATCTTTTAATGGTCAAGAAGTACTAAATATTCCAAACCAGTAACTTAACCCCACATATAGAAGAAATGTCAACAAGAACTCATCTAATAAAGATTAAAAGTACCTGGATGTATGTGAATAATCCCTGGTAGAACATGATTCTCCAGCCAGGCTTGATGACAATTCAAGAGATTGTTCGTTCTGGTTTAAAAGCATCACAGAAATTTTGCATAGTTCTCTGATGACATTTACAAAGCATAGCTCCAACAAAGCTATTTGAAACTTGAAAAGTAATTGAAAAGAGCAAGCTATTTGAATTGATGTACAGCTTAATAGCCTAGCTCCAACAACAATAAAAACAGAGAGAGAAAGCATGTTGCGGCCAATTGCAACAGCAACTTGGAACACTCTGGAACTGGGCTCTATTTGCCCATCAAGACCGCTACCATTACATTCaggagtaaaccataatttattctATACAAGTCGAAAAAAGCAGAAATTACTAATACTAGTTTATACAGAGCTACATAAAAGTTATTCTTGCAAAAACAAGCCACATAAAAGGAATACAGACAATATGAACATACCGAGAAAGCAGAGtatgcaatataagaaacaattaCAGATGGAGATAACCCATCTTGTATGCAATTatactctacaactctgattagAAGGCAAAGTGAATCAATAGAGCAGCAACTATTCCACAGATAGATCCAGGTAATCTCATAATACATCGACAAACATCTCTCAAGGACTAAAAGAAGCATCAAAATGTAAGTCTACCAATTGTCCTACCTATTCTAAATTAGTGACAAGTTCAAGGACTATCACACACACATGGCAAAAAATTATCAGCAACACATTAGAAGCAGTCAGCTTAATTATAAGTTACACAAGTCGAAAGAGATAAATATTAAGAGGATGCTGAGGAAAGAAGACATTTGGTAGGACAAGAACGTCAAACCCAATTCCAACAAGATGTAGAACTTCATAAACCCTAATCTTTTTAACCATCTATTCCTCCATTATTCATCTCTTTGTAGCTACCACTTTTAGAGTTTCACCTTTGCCTTGTTGCGTTCCACCCTCTCCTCCACATCTCCTTCTGGACATAGAGTGAGATAGCCAGCAGAGATTCCAGTTATCATTATAAATCAACGACCAAGATCAAGAAGATGCAACAGAATTTCTCCCAATTTATGGCATGTAAAGGCACAAATTTATCAGCGGAAGCGCAGCATCTCGACAAGAGAGGAGGTTTAAGGTACCCAAGAATCCCAACGACCATGCTGACCGCTGTATGGCCAGTGCAGCCATGGGAGCGTGAGAAGATTCTCAAGCGCATAGAGACGAACCGGCGAAGGAGCGAAGAAGAAGGAGACGGGCAATCCATTACCTTCGAGCAACGAATCATTCCCACCGAAATCGGAGGCATCGGCCTTCACCCAGTCCgccgtgtctctctctctctctctctctctctctctgtcgcgCGCTATTTACGTGTGCGTTCAAGACCGTGCGACGTTCAACAAGGCGGTCGAGCTTTACACATGGGCTCTGCTCGTCTGGGGTTCGATCCGGGTTAACCGAAACCGACGCCGATCGCTGCAACGGCAATGATGTCTACCCAAAACCCCATCGCACTTTCAAGGCAACAGGATCAGCTTGTCACACGTCTTCTAGGTGTTTGACAAAATGTTCTCGTCCAAGTGCGACGATCGCCACCCCCTGTTGCCTGCTCATACGCAATCGAGGCGCTTCGGCAGTAGCCCCGCGCCCGGCCACAGCGCATGAACGGCGAGACGGTGAGGATGGCCACCGTCAAGTTTGCCAGCCATGGGATGATGAGGATGTGTTGCTTTCTCTAAGATTTGGATAGAGAGTTGGACGATCAGAGTAGTGGTGTTCGTGTGGATTTGGCCATGGCAAACAGATCACTTGTGCCGACCTCTTCTTACGTTTTCGCAGGGAAACATCTTTTCTTTCACAGGGACCGCAATGAGTGTCCGAGAACAGCTCGGACCAGTGGCCAATGGGATCGGGACCTGTTCTACTCATTTCTTGTGTCTGTTAGACTAGTAAGCCAAAATATCCTATcaccaaaaaataatataaatactaatataactaatagataaatttgtaataaatattatatatgactTAATATGATAAATATTCAACAACCAATCAAACTTTGACACGTGGATCTCGACTAATTTAAATTCTTAAtagatatattaaatattttgtgaAGTGAGGGTTGCAATATAGTAAAATGGGATCTCCTCCTCGTTAGTTATTTTGCATTCATTATTTTGACtcattcaaaatattttaattaaaatttttagagtACATGATCGTAAGTTATTTTCATATAGATACATTTCGTCTTTATTCTCCGGTGCTGATCATGTAGCAAGAGTGCTTCTTCCTCCCCCTATGTTATCTCTTTTTCTTCGTCTAATTTATTTGAACATAATTTTTATGTACAAATATATATGCATGGTAAGAATAAGAAAGGTAATACTAGTTTGATTGACCTCTAGGAAATGGTgctatttctttattttttgggGTGGGGGGGCTAATGATGACAAGGAAATGGGATTCCTTTCACGACATTATTTCATGCATATGTTTCTGTAATTTGTCGTGGAGTTAAATTTTACTAGGAACAAAAACATCCCTCGTTCCATCCACAAGAACTTTCGGATTGAATGATAACATCATGTCTCCCTTGTGATTTGGAGGAGATCTTTGTGAGCCACTCGAGACAAACGAGTTGGGTCCAATATCAAATTGTTTGTGGATATTTGCAAGCAGATCATTTACATTTGGGTCGAATTCGAGTCATCAGTTAACCACCTCATTTATGAAAGTAGAACAGGTGAGGATATGAATACGAGGAGGAGAGACGGAATGGGAAGATTGACATACATAGTCACAGGAATGGCTCTATATGTACTGAGAAGCTACATGACAGTATCCAATAAATTTAATAGCTAGAGTTTTTTTGACTTTACAATCTGTCATCTATCaccccttttttttccttttttttcttatcgACAGATTTATATGATAAACTGATTTTGTTATAGTATTttactatgttataatatttttaacatattagtagatcaaaatttataaaaatattatacaatatttataatacttttataataattttaataatatcataaaaacaCTTATATTGTAATTAGAAaacctaaaaaataattttacgagAATTTATCCTAATTTTAGATAGAGTgggcataaaatatataataaaataaaataaaaaactattttTGTGTGTGTTGAAATAAGCAAAATTAGcagaagataaatattttatttatttatcgtcATCCACGCAGTTGCTTGGCATTGGCAATCAGAGCGGGGGGTTGGACACGAGTGGTCAAAAGCGAGTCCAGTTTTTTTACTGTACCCACACGTCATCTTTTCACCCACCACCCCACGCCCTCCTCGGGTTGCGCTCCCCGGTTCGCCCTCTGCGGCACGTGGACTCTTCCCATTGGCTCAGACATTACGTAATGTTCCTGTCCTCGTCGACTCGCCCCCCCAATCTCTTCCCCCGCCCTTCCGTACCGCACCCCACACCTTCTTTCTTTCGTGAACGACACGATCCGACTCTCccgctctctctcctctctcctcttcccCCTCCTCGTTTGCTCCCTCCCTACCTCCCTCCCCCTGCATCGTTTGCCCATTGCTTCCGCGGTTGCTCGAAGATCATACCGGCTCCCCGGCGGATCGATGGACCTGCAGGACCTCCATAATCTCATCGCCGGTAAGCCCGGCTTCTCCGCCGTCTCCGCCGTATCCGACCCCGCGCATTTCCTGGGCCAACACCACAGCAGCTTCATCGCCGCGCCCGGTCCCGACCAGCAGTACGGGATGCTCGTGGCAGCCAGTCGCGGCGGCGAAGTTGATCTTCCGCCGCCACCCCCGCCTCCCCCGCTGCCGCCACCGGGAATGGAAAGCTTTGGGTTCTACGAGACGGCTTTCGGTGGTGGCGGGGGTCAAGGGCGGTGGCCGAGACAGGAAACGCTGACCCTGTTGGAGGTGAGATCCAGGCTGGACTCCAGGTTCAGGGAAGCTGCCCACAAGGGTCCGCTGTGGGATGAGGTCTCCAGGTACATCACCAACTCTTTCCTCTCTGGGTTGTATGAGTATCTATATAAGATATGGCAATTGCCCAAAGTGGTAGCTCTTCTTCCTCCATTGTTGAGTTCCCGAACTTGGTGTGCGCATACAGCGCAGCgtcatgtttgatgtaatgcttgctTCATCCCTATAGCTGCTGACGCTGCGTAATGGAGCTCGATCGTGTCATAGGATCGAACACAAAGCAGCACTCACGTGGCTATTATTAATTGCTTCCTTAACCTAATTGTTGTCTTGACTAGTACAATGTTAATCCAGCTTCCACCGAGTGCAGGATCATGGCAGAGGAGCATGGATACCATAGGAGCGGGAAGAAATGCAGGGAGAAGCTGGAGAACTTGTACAAGTACTACAAGAAGACCAAGGAAGGGAAGGCAGGGAGGCAGGATGGGAAGCACTATAGGTTCTTCAGGCAATTGGAGGCTCTCTACGGAGGGAGCAGTAGCGCCACCGCCGAGATCATTCAACCATGCTCTAAACCTACCTATGCTTCCGCTCTACCGTCAAACCGAGATGCCTTGCAGGTTTCCAGGTTCTCTGGGAACGTTAGCTTGTCGAGTTCTAGTGAATTCGATGGGACCTCATCGACCGGAGAAGAGGGAGAACAGGAGGACGGAAGTATGAGGAGAGCAAAGACGGGAAGAAAGAGTTGGAAGTCGAAGGTGGAGGAGTTGGTCGACGAGCAGATCAAGAGGTTCATAGAGGTGCAAGAGACGTGGATGAACCAGATGCTGAGGACACTGGAGCACATGGAACAGGCGAGGATCTCCCGGGAGGAAGACTGGAGAAGGCAGGAAGCGGAGCGGGTCGACCGAGAGTACGGCCTCTGGGCCAGCGAGCGAGCGTGGATGGAGGCGCGCGACGCCGCCATTATACAGGCGTTGGAGAAGATAAGCCGCCGCGAGCTGAGACCACAACCGCAAGAGGATCGGAGCGCGAACGGGGAACATGGCGATGAAGCCGACGGCAACTGGGCGGCTCAGAGATGGCCCGAGTCTGAGACCGCCAGTCTTGTCAGGATCAGGAGAAGCATGGAGGGGGAGTTCGGAGAGGGTGGGAGCGGTAAGGTCGGCCTGTGGGGGGAGGTCTCGGCCGCCATGGCTTGCCTGGGGACCAACCGGAGTGCGAAGGGGTGCAAGGAGAAGTGGGACGACATCAACAAGCGCTCGAGGAAAGCCAAGGAGAGCCAGAAGAAGCAGAGGAGAAGTGGCTTGACGAACAAGCACGGCGAAGGTTCGTGCAGCGAGCCAAGTGGCTGCCACGAGGAGGGAGAGCAAGGATCGGACGTGGCGGGGGGTTTTGCGCTTGCTGATGGTCCTGCATCTCCTCCGGATTTCGATGGTGGAGTCAATGGAGTCAACgagatatccttcttgttctcggTGGGCGAAGACGAGAGCCTGTGGGCGAACAACGGTGGTGTGAGGAATACAGGTGGATGAATTTGATGTATCTGCGCCCAAAGAACAACGCCTTTCTGCGAAATCAGTAACCCAAAAAACGTTCactcataaatataaatttttagtatACTATTATTGGCTTCAGGTCTCAATTCAAAGTCGAATTAAATCTTGTCTTCACCGGATACTATTTTAGCGAAGAAAACTTTAACCATGAAATTCAATTTCTTATTCTAAAATTCCAGAATTTACAATACGATGACGTTATCCATGTGTTATtgtttcataaaaaatatttaaaaaccaATTTTTAGTTAAAAtgaaaaattattataagattataACATTATTTTTGTTGCCAATAAAGAATTTTGCTGCGTTCAAAAGATAAACCAACCACAATGCAAGGTAATCATGACTACCCAACCAAAATTGTCATGGCAAAAGATTGAATTCATGGGACGATGTGATAGAATTACGGAGCACTGACTTCGATTTGCACAAAATTATATTTGCATGTGTGTATATAAATAGGGCGACCGAGGGCACAACGCAAAGCGCAAGACGGGCTGCAATGGGCAGCGCTGCAAGCGGATGCGCCGTGCGCGTGGTGTCTGCGACTGGAGAGCCTCAGTCGCGGTACGCGGCACTTTGAACGCTGCCATCACGTCTAAATTCGAAATGATTACACGGCGAGAAGTAGTTCGACGAATAATGGAAGAAAGAAGGGGTCGGACGCTTAATTCCGGTCGTCGCCCTCCTCCGGACGCGACGAGACGAGGGGAGGACAAGGAGGCACGCCCATCGCTCCCGCCGGACCACATGAAACCTGCGCATGGGCATCGAAACAGCTCCCATATACACGACTCGTGCTTGCTCATATCCAGCAGCAGGGACGTGCACCACGTCCCCAAGCTCCCATATATGGTAAACTCACTGCGCCGGCAGCTGACCCAGGTGCGTTTGGCCCCTCCTTGTACGGCGTGCTGTAGGAAGTGGACACAGCACAGCGTGATGTTGAACTCTTGATTGACCAAGGCGTCCTCCAGGAAGCGCACATGGCCAGGAAACGCTTGGTTGGGGACGGAGACGATGCTGCCACTGCCTGTGATTGAAGTTGCAGTGTGCACATCACCACACAATTGTTTGGTTGCCGAAAGCAAAGCCTGCAATTACAGGAGTAGGTTGCTGCTTCACACCAGCATGTCAAAGGACTCGCCCTAATAATAACTGTGCTTAATCATTTCCTTGAAACAAAAAGTCTACATAAACAGACCCTTCCTCGAACTTCAAGAATTTGCTAAAAGACATCAGCCACCTTTTTCTTTCCTCACTCTACCCTTAGTAGATAAGCCTCTTTGGACCAACGATCCCTTCCTGGTTAGTTTTGGCAAAGTGACTTCCAGAAACACACGTAGGCAGAAGATGGTGAT comes from Musa acuminata AAA Group cultivar baxijiao chromosome BXJ3-3, Cavendish_Baxijiao_AAA, whole genome shotgun sequence and encodes:
- the LOC135633504 gene encoding trihelix transcription factor PTL-like — its product is MDLQDLHNLIAGKPGFSAVSAVSDPAHFLGQHHSSFIAAPGPDQQYGMLVAASRGGEVDLPPPPPPPPLPPPGMESFGFYETAFGGGGGQGRWPRQETLTLLEVRSRLDSRFREAAHKGPLWDEVSRIMAEEHGYHRSGKKCREKLENLYKYYKKTKEGKAGRQDGKHYRFFRQLEALYGGSSSATAEIIQPCSKPTYASALPSNRDALQVSRFSGNVSLSSSSEFDGTSSTGEEGEQEDGSMRRAKTGRKSWKSKVEELVDEQIKRFIEVQETWMNQMLRTLEHMEQARISREEDWRRQEAERVDREYGLWASERAWMEARDAAIIQALEKISRRELRPQPQEDRSANGEHGDEADGNWAAQRWPESETASLVRIRRSMEGEFGEGGSGKVGLWGEVSAAMACLGTNRSAKGCKEKWDDINKRSRKAKESQKKQRRSGLTNKHGEGSCSEPSGCHEEGEQGSDVAGGFALADGPASPPDFDGGVNGVNEISFLFSVGEDESLWANNGGVRNTGG